The sequence ACCATTCCAATCATTACCACTTGATGAAGCAAGCAGACTAAAAGAATTATATTCATATTTCTGCGAGATGGATATTGATTGCAATCTTGTTGAGGATATATGGTCAATCAAATTATTATGGCCCGAAGACCCTGACTTTTATATTGATCCTTTTATCCAACATAACCTCAAGAAATGGCACCCGAAAACTACAGTTTCCCAAATCCCTTTCGTTTTTATGGTAGGTTCCAAATACTTAGAAGCTCTCAATGATAATTGGTCTCTTTATGGGTGGAGCACATGGCTGAAAAGTCTTCAAAAGCACTCATTTCCGAAAAAAATCACAATCATACACCTAGACGACCATGATGACCTTATGAGCCCTAAAGCTTATTTTCATCAAGGTAGACTATATGATATTTTTACAAAGAAATTAATAAGTATTTATGAACCTCAAAGTATTAAATCAGCCATTCTGAGTGGGGCTATTGGAATTGGTGAATTTATTCTTCCACTTTTGTGTGAGTTTCCTTCTGTTGAGATAAGACATTTGTGCCAAAGTACAGAACCTCACACGACTATACAACGTCAGATAATATAGCCGCATAGCGTCAGAAATAGAGTCCGGTTTATAAAGGAGGCAAAGGACCTTAAAAAGCGTGGTTCCAATGCCTGGAAAAACAATAACCGACCATCAATATAGGCTATACATGCAAACAAGAAAATCAGCACATACGCAAAAGCTTTCAGCAGCTAAAGCGGGATTCAGCGAAAGAACGGGCAGAAGATTAGAAAAACAAGGAATATTACCGTCTCAAGCAAGCAAAAGAGGGAGGAAACCTGGGACTCATATTTTTTCTGACATTTGGGATGACATTATTACGCCATTAATTCAAAAAACGCCATTTTTATCGGCGATCATTTTATTGGAGCATCTCCAGGACCTTTATCCCGGCAATTATTCGTCAAGGAATTTGAGAACTTTACAAAGACTTCTGCAACAGTGGCGAGCTTTAGAGGGGCCTGATAAAGAAATCATCTTTCGCCAGATCCATCAACCTGGACGTCAAGGCTTATCGGATTTTACGACCCCTAAGACTTTCCAAGTGACCATTCAAGGCAAGCCTTTTAAGCATCTTCTCTATCATTTCCGCTTAGCTTACAGTGGTTGGTCTTTTATCCAAGCAGTTCAAGGAGGTGAAAGTTTTCAGGCCTTATCTCAGGGATTGCAAAATGCTCTTTGGCGTTTAGGCGGATGTCCACAAGAGCATCGAACAGATAGCTTATCAGCGGCGTACAAGAATTTATCTGACCAAACACAACGAAACTTTACGACGAAGTATGAGCAATTGTGCCAGCATTACACGATGACACCGACCCGTAACAATTTAGGAAAAAGCCATGAGAATGGTAGTATTGAAGGACCCCATGGCCATTTGAAGCGCCGTATTGCTCAAACATTGACTTTAAGAGGGTCGAGTGACTTTGAGTCGATTGTCTCCTATCAGTCCTTTCTTCAGTCTGTCGTGAATCGCCATAATCGATACCATCAAAAGCAAATTGATGAAGAAAAAACACGACTCAAGCCATTACCCCACTACCGGACCATTGATTATGAAGAAACCACAGCCCGGGTGACAACTTCCAGCACTATCTTTGTCAAAAACGTTGTTTATAGTGTGCCGTCTCGTCTTATTGGTCAGCGGTTACGTATCCACCTGTATCTCGATCATCTGGTCTGTTATCTTGGCAGTGAGCTCACCCTTGAGCTGCCCCGTCTTCAAACAATTTCTGGCAAACGCCAATATTGTATCAATTATAGGCATTTGATTAACAGTTTATCCTGCAAGCCCCAAGCCTTTCGGTACAGTATGCTGCGAGATGAGGTATTACCGTCCCCTGTTTATCGCCAAATATGGCAATTGCTTGATCACTTATGTGTTAGCCGCCAAGCGTGTAAGCTTATGGTGGGAATTCTTAAACTGGCGGCCGATTATAAGTGTGAAGAAGACTTAGGGCATCAAGTTTTAAGCCTTCTCCAAAAGGGTCAAGTTCCTCATTTAGGCGCCTTGCAAAATCGTTATGGAAAGATAACCAAGCCTTTACCGATCCCTTATCTGGCTATCCCTCAGCAGGCCTTAGCTTGCTATAATCAGCTTCTATCGTCCTTAGGAAGGGAGATAGCTCATGCATGACTTTGCCAAACTGCCTCTTCTGCTCAAGGAACTCCGGCTTGCAACCATAAGGAATTTATGGGAACCATTTGCTCGGCAAGCCCTTGAAGAGAATTGGCCTCCTGACCGCTATCTTGCCATTTTATGCGAGCATGAGATTGACGCCCGTTTGCAAAAAAAGCTCAAGCGAAACTTAAAGCAGGCCCAACTCCCTGCCGGTAAGGCTTTGTCAACCTTTGATTTTAGTCATGCTCCAACTCTGAACAAAGCAAAAATCCAAGATCTGGCCGATAATACGGCCTGGGTTAACAACAAGGAAAATCTATTGATTTTTGGACCAAGCGGCGTGGGGAAAACCCATTTAGCAGCAGCTATTGCTTATGGGTTGATTGAAAGAGGGATCCGTGTCTTGTTGACCTCTACCACTGCCTTGGTCCAGAAACTTCAAGCCGCACGTCAACAATTGTGTTTGCCTCAAACGTTAGCCAAGATGGACAGTTACCAAGTCCTTATTCTGGATGATATTGGCTACGTCCGTAAAGATGAAGCGGAAACCCATGTTCTGTTTGAGTTAATTGCGCATCGCTATGAATCAGGCAGCCTCATTGTGACAGCCAATCAACCTTTTAGCGAATGGGATAGCATTTTTGCTGACACAACGATGACCGTGGCTGCCATTGACCGTTTGGTTCATCATGCCACGATTATTGAGATTGTGTCAGAAAGTTACAGGCGCACCCATTGCCGGCACAATAAATAACTTAAAAGGAGAATTTTTATGACGACTAAGTAACCTCTATCACCGGTCATAATTTCTGACGCTCTCCGGTCTTAATTTTTGTCGTTGCATAATCATGTTCGCCTCCTTCTCTTAAAAGAAGGCATTTGGGATCACTCACTGTATCAATTTTTTCTCGGTGCTCTGTATCATTTTATTTCTGGTGGTGACACTTGGTGGTTGACAGTTACCTCCAATGTTCTCATCAACATTTTCAATCTGGGCGTTTAGAGAAAGGTTTTGGATAAATAAAGTTGTAAGAGGCTTATCATTTTCAGTTACAATTTTAAGAT is a genomic window of Candidatus Paracaedibacter acanthamoebae containing:
- the istA gene encoding IS21 family transposase codes for the protein MPGKTITDHQYRLYMQTRKSAHTQKLSAAKAGFSERTGRRLEKQGILPSQASKRGRKPGTHIFSDIWDDIITPLIQKTPFLSAIILLEHLQDLYPGNYSSRNLRTLQRLLQQWRALEGPDKEIIFRQIHQPGRQGLSDFTTPKTFQVTIQGKPFKHLLYHFRLAYSGWSFIQAVQGGESFQALSQGLQNALWRLGGCPQEHRTDSLSAAYKNLSDQTQRNFTTKYEQLCQHYTMTPTRNNLGKSHENGSIEGPHGHLKRRIAQTLTLRGSSDFESIVSYQSFLQSVVNRHNRYHQKQIDEEKTRLKPLPHYRTIDYEETTARVTTSSTIFVKNVVYSVPSRLIGQRLRIHLYLDHLVCYLGSELTLELPRLQTISGKRQYCINYRHLINSLSCKPQAFRYSMLRDEVLPSPVYRQIWQLLDHLCVSRQACKLMVGILKLAADYKCEEDLGHQVLSLLQKGQVPHLGALQNRYGKITKPLPIPYLAIPQQALACYNQLLSSLGREIAHA
- the istB gene encoding IS21-like element helper ATPase IstB; the protein is MHDFAKLPLLLKELRLATIRNLWEPFARQALEENWPPDRYLAILCEHEIDARLQKKLKRNLKQAQLPAGKALSTFDFSHAPTLNKAKIQDLADNTAWVNNKENLLIFGPSGVGKTHLAAAIAYGLIERGIRVLLTSTTALVQKLQAARQQLCLPQTLAKMDSYQVLILDDIGYVRKDEAETHVLFELIAHRYESGSLIVTANQPFSEWDSIFADTTMTVAAIDRLVHHATIIEIVSESYRRTHCRHNK